One window of Papaver somniferum cultivar HN1 chromosome 9, ASM357369v1, whole genome shotgun sequence genomic DNA carries:
- the LOC113310190 gene encoding probable protein S-acyltransferase 15: MKKQRFLSLPIFAVFLAMGFIYYTTVFIFIEDSMSLNSSNGLLNTLIFSFFGLMSFISFITCIVMEPGHVPSNFVLEIENGGEVLDQGSNKNGGNPRFCDKCSTHKPPRTHHCRVCRRCVLKMDHHCVWINNCVGFVNYKPFFILILYATTASLYSTVMLVLDIFQKDWDSIRGQHLKLFYIICGTVLIALSVTLTTLSGWHVYLLAQNMTTIEYHEGIRASWLAKKSGQNYRHPYNLGVYKNITSTLGSNVFKWLWPTSVGHLKDGTNFSTTSRSS; the protein is encoded by the exons ATGAAGAAACAAAGATTTCTATCTTTACCAATTTTTGCTGTTTTCTTAGCAATGGGTTTCATTTATTACACAACAGTATTCATCTTTATTGAAGATAGTATGAGTTTGAACAGCTCAAATGGATTATTGAATACTTTGATCTTCTCCTTTTTCGGATTAATGTCATTCATCTCCTTCATCACTTGTATTGTCATGGAACCAGGTCATGTTCCTTCTAATTTTGTTCTTGAGATTGAAAATGGTGGcgaagttttggatcaaggaagcaataaaAAT GGTGGAAATCCAAGATTCTGTGATAAATGTTCAACACATAAGCCACCACGAACTCATCATTGCCGGGTATGCAGAAGGTGTGTGTTGAAGATG GATCACCATTGTGTGTGGATAAACAACTGTGTTGGTTTTGTGAACTATAAGCCGTTCTTTATCCTCATCTTATATGCAACCACAGCAAGTTTATACTCTACG GTTATGCTTGTTCTGGATATATTTCAAAAGGATTGGGATTCTATCAGAGGGCAACATCTCAAGCTATTTTAT ATTATTTGCGGGACAGTTTTAATTGCCTTGAGTGTGACCTTGACCACTCTCTCAGGTTGGCACGTCTACCTCCTTGCTCAAAACATGACAACAATAGAG TATCATGAAGGAATAAGAGCAAGCTGGTTAGCAAAGAAATCTGGACAGAACTATCGCCATCCTTATAACCTTGGAGTGTACAAAAACATTACATCG aCATTAGGTTCAAACGTGTTCAAATGGCTATGGCCGACATCAGTTGGACATCTCAAAGATGGAACCAATTTTTCTACTACTTCAAGAAGCAGTTGA
- the LOC113310189 gene encoding protein trichome birefringence-like 34 codes for MVLSLHSLTTILVAIFVVTAVYMISGRRQHFFEGVSTMSRTTVKSTNNETIMKGYNETTLNGNSELTPLPSCDLFSGKWVYDNSTIPLYSSKQCSFLIGEFACEKFGRKDLSYQKWRWQPNQCDLPRFNAKALLERLRGKRMVFVGDSINTNQWVSMICMVESVIPSALKSVHVNGSLTTFKAIEFNATIEFYWAPLMVESNSDNPVYHRVPHRIVRAGAIEKHTIHWSDADILIFDSYLWWRVAELQVLYGSFEKPNEGIYKDLGMVGNFEVALKTWSDWLENHINRTKTQLFFNSISPTHHWAGEWGKKKEGNCYSETEPILQEHYWGQQTNPDIMKAVESTVNKLKVRGVDVKILNITQLSEYRKEGHPSIYRKQWDTLTPKQLSNPASYSDCTHWCLPGVPDTWNQLLYAYLLP; via the exons ATGGTGCTGAGTTTACATAGCCTAACAACAATTTTAGTTGCCATCTTTGTTGTCACTGCTGTTTATATGATAAGCGGAAGGAGACAGCATTTCTTTGAAGGTGTCAGTACAATGTCCAGAACCACAGTGAAGAGTACTAACAATGAAACGATCATGAAGGGTTACAATGAAACGACATTGAACGGCAATAGCGAATTGACACCGTTGCCAAGTTGTGATCTGTTTTCAGGTAAGTGGGTTTATGATAATTCGACGATTCCTTTGTATTCTTCGAAGCAGTGCTCATTCTTGATTGGTGAGTTTGCCTGTGAGAAGTTTGGAAGAAAGGATTTAAGCTATCAGAAATGGAGATGGCAACCCAACCAGTGCGACTTACCAAG GTTCAATGCCAAAGCATTACTAGAGAGATTGAGAGGGAAAAGGATGGTCTTTGTTGGAGATTCAATAAACACAAATCAGTGGGTTTCCATGATTTGTATGGTGGAATCTGTAATCCCATCAGCACTCAAATCAGTGCACGTCAATGGCTCTCTCACCACCTTTAAAGCCATT GAATTCAATGCAACCATTGAGTTTTACTGGGCACCATTGATGGTTGAATCAAATTCGGATAATCCGGTTTACCATCGAGTACCGCATCGAATAGTCAGAGCTGGAGCTATTGAAAAACATACAATCCATTGGTCTGATGCTGACATACTTATCTTTGATTCCTACCTTTGGTGGAGAGTAGCAGAACTGCAAGTCCT ATATGGATCCTTTGAAAAACCTAATGAAGGAATCTACAAAGATTTAGGAATGGTGGGTAACTTTGAAGTGGCACTGAAAACATGGTCAGATTGGCTCGAAAATCATATAAACCGTACAAAGACACAATTGTTTTTCAATAGCATATCTCCAACACATCACTG GGCAGGTGAATggggaaagaaaaaagaaggaaattGCTACAGCGAAACAGAACCGATATTACAAGAACATTACTGGGGTCAACAAACAAATCCAGACATTATGAAGGCAGTGGAGAGTACAGTCAATAAATTGAAAGTTAGAGGTGTTGATGTGAAAATACTGAATATCACACAACTGTCAGAATACAGAAAAGAAGGCCATCCTTCTATATATAGAAAACAATGGGATACTTTAACTCCAAAACAACTATCAAACCCTGCTAGTTATTCAGATTGCACGCATTGGTGCCTACCTGGAGTCCCTGATACTTGGAATCAACTCCTTTATGCTTACCTACTGCCCTGA
- the LOC113308384 gene encoding adenylate kinase isoenzyme 6 homolog: MDILRKKIHKKGIEELLQKKKKMAKSSRRKPNILVTGTPGTGKTTTSSQLSEATEFRHINIGDLVKEKNLHDGWDDELECHIINEDLVCDELEDIMEQGGNIVDYHGCDFFPERWFDRVVVLQTDNSVLYDRLSSRGYDGSKLTNNIECEIFQVLLEEARSSYPEDIVVPLASNCVDDISKNVTTLCDWIRSWHPTS, translated from the exons atggatatattaagaaaaaaaattcacaagAAAGGAATAGAAGAGTtgctgcaaaagaaaaaaaagatggcTAAAAGCAGCAGAAGGAAACCTAATATTTTAGTAACAGGAACACCAGGAACTGggaaaacaacaacatcatctcaaCTAAGTGAAGCTACTGAATTTCGTCATATTAACATTGGAGATCTTGTTAAGGAGAAGAATTTACATGATGGTTGGGATGATGAATTAGAATGTCACATCATCAATGAAGACTTG GTGTGTGATGAACTTGAGGATATAATGGAACAAGGTGGAAACATTGTTGATTATCATGGTTGTGATTTTTTCCCTGAGCGTTGGTTTGATCGAGTTGTGGTTCTTCAAACTGATAATTCTGTCTTGTATGACCGCTTGAGCAGCAG AGGTTACGATGGATCAAAGCTTACAAACAACATTGAATGTGAAATCTTTCAAGTGTTACTGGAAGAGGCAAGATCCAGTTACCCAGAGGACATTGTTGTACCATTGGCGAGCAATTGTGTCGATGACATAAGTAAGAACGTCACCACATTGTGTGACTGGATTAGGAGTTGGCACCCAACATCCTAA
- the LOC113308383 gene encoding uncharacterized protein LOC113308383 isoform X1, translating into MTVTLIHSSVYLFVCLQSDPAPAIKSKSRTSTNTLSVIDEESENEELEQELSALIETSSASSISDSHVLTDDDDDISFSEFVDDDTTSTKEDTGTGINGENEQRKESPKHVKYTEGKKKSKADEKISKTATKQVRFTLPNEGLSSSDGDWKIKSGTVLQPKRQTYITLDDPSEFIANYPEVLHERQINWYNNGCYFDLDRDIQGYNLNKVLYMFRDENTESPCSIM; encoded by the coding sequence ATGACAGTTACTTTGATCCATTCGTCGgtatatttgtttgtttgtttacaATCAGATCCTGCACCGGCGATTAAAAGCAAAAGTAGAACATCCACGAATACCTTGAgcgttattgatgaagagagtGAGAACGAAGAGCTAGAGCAAGAATTATCAGCTCTAATAGAAACTAGTTCTGCATCAAGCATATCTGATTCACACGTTCTTACAGATGACGATGATGATATTTCCTTCTCtgagtttgttgatgatgataccaCTTCAACAAAAGAAGACACTGGTACAGGCATCAATGGGGAAAACGAACAAAGGAAAGAATCTCCCAAACATGTGAAGTATACTGAGGGAAAAAAGAAGAGCAAAGCTGATGAAAAGATATCCAAAACAGCTACAAAACAGGTGCGATTTACTCTTCCGAACGAAGGTTTGAGCAGTTCTGATGGAGATTGGAAAATAAAGTCGGGAACAGTTCTACAACCCAAAAGGCAAACATATATTACCTTGGATGATCCCAGTGAGTTTATTGCAAATTACCCTGAAGTATTACATGAAAGGCAGATAAACTGGTACAACAATGGTTGTTATTTCGACTTGGATAGAGACATTCAAGGTTATAACTTGAACAAAGTTCTGTATATGTTCAGGGATGAAAATACAGAATCACCATGTTCCATAATGTAA
- the LOC113310191 gene encoding thioredoxin-like 3-2, chloroplastic: protein MTDSIKIISPSIKSLHLEAKPRSCNSTGYGFLPIHQIFSLSTSLVRISSINFDGIRSRITASNDTFSIDSSSSSSSNIDSKPVSVELKSIGSEEQFDRIMGDAQQLDQALIIVWMATWCRKCIYLKPKIEKMAADYYPRVGFFCIDVNTVPYKLVNRAGVTKMPTIQLWKDGKKQAEVIGGHKAYLVVNEVREMIENEGPL, encoded by the exons ATGACAGACTCCATTAAAATCATCAGTCCAAGCATCAAATCTCTGCACCTCGAAGCAAAACCACGTTCTTGTAATTCAACCGGATATGGGTTCCTTCCAATTCATCAGATTTTCTCGCTATCGACTTCTTTGGTTAGAATTTCCTCCATTAATTTTGATGGAATACGATCGAGGATTACTGCTTCAAATGATACTTTTAGcatagattcttcttcttcatcatcatcgaaTATTGATTCGAAACCAGTTTCTGTAGAGCTTAAATCAATTGGTAGTGAAGAACAGTTTGATAGGATTATGGGTGATGCTCAACAACTTGATCAAGCATTGATTATTGTCTG GATGGCAACTTGGTGCAGAAAATGTATTTACTTGAAACCCAAAATCGAAAAAATGGCAGCTGATTATTATCCAAG AGTTGGATTCTTCTGCATTGATGTCAACACTGTTCCTTACAAGCTAGTTAATCGTGCAGGAGTTACT AAGATGCCAACAATACAG TTATGGAAGGACGGCAAGAAGCAAGCAGAAGTGATAGGAGGCCACAAAGCTTACTTAGTGGTTAACGAAGTTCGTGAAATGATCGAGAACGAAGGTCCTCTGTAA
- the LOC113308383 gene encoding uncharacterized protein LOC113308383 isoform X2, translating into MGCSPSKVSKVRDPAPAIKSKSRTSTNTLSVIDEESENEELEQELSALIETSSASSISDSHVLTDDDDDISFSEFVDDDTTSTKEDTGTGINGENEQRKESPKHVKYTEGKKKSKADEKISKTATKQVRFTLPNEGLSSSDGDWKIKSGTVLQPKRQTYITLDDPSEFIANYPEVLHERQINWYNNGCYFDLDRDIQGYNLNKVLYMFRDENTESPCSIM; encoded by the exons ATGGGTTGCTCTCCTTCTAAAGTGTCAAAGGTTCGAG ATCCTGCACCGGCGATTAAAAGCAAAAGTAGAACATCCACGAATACCTTGAgcgttattgatgaagagagtGAGAACGAAGAGCTAGAGCAAGAATTATCAGCTCTAATAGAAACTAGTTCTGCATCAAGCATATCTGATTCACACGTTCTTACAGATGACGATGATGATATTTCCTTCTCtgagtttgttgatgatgataccaCTTCAACAAAAGAAGACACTGGTACAGGCATCAATGGGGAAAACGAACAAAGGAAAGAATCTCCCAAACATGTGAAGTATACTGAGGGAAAAAAGAAGAGCAAAGCTGATGAAAAGATATCCAAAACAGCTACAAAACAGGTGCGATTTACTCTTCCGAACGAAGGTTTGAGCAGTTCTGATGGAGATTGGAAAATAAAGTCGGGAACAGTTCTACAACCCAAAAGGCAAACATATATTACCTTGGATGATCCCAGTGAGTTTATTGCAAATTACCCTGAAGTATTACATGAAAGGCAGATAAACTGGTACAACAATGGTTGTTATTTCGACTTGGATAGAGACATTCAAGGTTATAACTTGAACAAAGTTCTGTATATGTTCAGGGATGAAAATACAGAATCACCATGTTCCATAATGTAA